In [Mycobacterium] stephanolepidis, the genomic window ACGGAACTCGCCGTCCTCGGCAAGCATCGGGTGGTTCATCCCCAGCGCCGACGACGCGAAGAACGTGAACATGTCGAGATAGGTGGTCCCATCGCGCGCATCCACCAGATGCGCCCCATGCGAACGCTCCAGGTCGAGCACGAGGTCCATTCCGTCGGCCAGAATGCTGCGCCGCAGCACCTCATGCACCCGATCCGGTGTCACCGGGTCCGGACGCGTTGCCTCGTCATCGGTCGTGGAGCCTACGTGGGCCCCCGGGAACATGAGTGCGGTCATAAGACCCACTCTAACGGAGTATTTACGACTTCTCTACGTCAATACAAGAATATTTACGGCACTAGCTGGCGACCATCGTAAAAAGTTTGTAAGATGATGGTGCTTCGCGTGCGAACGTTGGCTGTGGTGCGGATCAACTGCAGCAGCTCCTCGAGCGCACGCGGCGAGGGCACCCGCACCAGGAGGATGTAGCTTTCCTCGCCCGCCACCGAGTGGCACGACTCGATGGCGTCGATGCGCTCAAGCCGTGCCGGAGCATCATCGGGTTGAGAAGGATCGAGAGGGGTGATTGCCACGAACGCCGAGAGCAGTTGGCCCACCGACTCCGGATTCACCCGGGCCGCATACCCGGTGAGAACGCCGCGAGATTCCAGCCGCCGCACACGAGTTTGCACTGCAGAGATCGACAGCCCGGCTTTTGCCGCCAGATGCGCAAGGGTCGCCCGGCCATCGCGAGCCAACTCGCGCACCAGAATTCGGTCGACGTCGTCAAGCGGACGCTCGGGCGTTCTCTCAGAATCCGCAGTCACGTGGGCAGAGTACCGCGACCGCGGACCACAAGGAACGAACTTACGCAGGCCAATCACGTCAACTGTGAGAACAACTACAGGACGAATTCGATGACCGATCTCATCCCCTGCTGGGAACTGCGCGCAGGTTTCGCAGCGGCACTGTCCCGAATGTATGGGACGGAAGTTCCCGCGTACAACACGCTGGTCGACGTCAGCACCGAGGTGAACCAGACTTACGCCACAACACATCCGGATGCCGAGCGGCTCGGCTCGATTGAGCGCGTGACCGCCGAGCGCCACGGCGCGATCCGAGTGGGCAGCCCACGAGAACTCGCCGCCGTCGCCGACCTGTTCGAAGCGTTCGGGATGTATCCCGTCGACTTCTACGACCTGCGTGACGCCGCGTCGCCGGTGCCGGTGGTCTCGACAGCATTCCGACCTATCGATGAAAAAGAGTTGGCACTCAACCCCTTCCGAGTGTTCACCTCAATGCTTGCGACCGCTGACCGCCGATTCTTCGATGCGGAACTGCGCACGCGCGTGGATCACTTCGTACAACGGCGAGAGCTGTTCGATCCGGCCCTGCTGGCCCACGCGCGACTGATCAGCACCGCGGGCGGAGCCACCCCGGCGCAGGCCGAGGACTTCATCCGAGAGGCCGTGAAGTCGTTCGCGCTGTACACCGCCCCCATCGACCGTGCCTGGTATGACGAACTTTCCGCGGTCTCGCCGGTCGCCGCGGATATCGCCGGCGTGGGCGGCACACACATCAACCATCTGACACCGCGCGTGCTCGATATCGATGACCTGTACCGGCGGATGATGGCGCGCGGCATCACCATGATCGACGCGATCCAGGGGCCACCGCGCTGGCACGGACCCGATGTTCTCCTGCGGCAGACCTCATTCCGGGCGCTGGCCGAGCCGCGCCGTTTCCTCATGCCTGACGGCACCGTGGCCAGCGACACGCTGCGGGTCCGGTTCGGCGAAGTCGAGGCACGGGGCATAGCCCTCACCCCCACAGGTCGCACTCGCTACGACGCCGCGATGATCGCCATCGATACCGCACAGGCAGATCCCGAACGGGCCGCATCTATTTGGGCCGATCACTTTCCCGATACCGAGGCCGGTTTGGCCGAGCAGGAGCTCGCATACTTCCGTACCGATGTCGGCGCCGACGGTGAGATCGTGCACACCCCCATCGTGTACGAAGATTTCCTGCCGCGTTCGGCCGCCGGGATATTCCGGTCCAATCTCGATGACGACGGCGCGTACGGGGATGGCGCCGACGATTACGCCGCCGACTATTCGAAGGATTGGATGTCGGGCGCCATAGCCCGGGACATCCACGACCCGTACGCGCTCTACGCCGCCATCGCCGCACAATCTGACCTCACGATAGGAGCCGATCGATGACCACCACACTGCCTACCTCATCCCCCGAGGTGCTGCCGTCCGCCGACGAGTTGCGCGCGCGTGCCCAGAACGCGTTGCGCTGGATCGGCGCCGACGTAGAACTGAGCACAGAGGCGGAAGAAGATGGCGGCGTGACGGTCCGCACCCCCATCACCGGTGACACGCTTTTCACGCTCGCGGCCAGCTCGACGGAGGACGTCGATAGCGCCATCGCCGAAGCCGCCCAGGCATTTTCGCAATGGCGCAGCACCCCGGCGCCCGTGCGCGGCGCATTGGTGGCCCGTCTCGGCGAGCTGCTGACGGAGCACAAGAAGGATCTGGCCGAGTTGGTGACCATCGAGGCCGGAAAGATTGTCTCGGAGGCACTCGGCGAGGTCCAGGAGATGATCGACATCTGCCAGTTCGCGGTCGGGCTGTCCCGGCAGCTGTATGGCAAGACGATGGCCTCCGAGCGTGCCGGGCATCGACTCATGGAGTCCTGGCATCCACTGGGTGTGGTCGGAGTCATTTCCGCGTTCAACTTCCCGGTCGCCGTGTGGTCGTGGAACACCGCGATCGCCCTCGTCTGTGGCGACACCGTGGTGTGGAAGCCGTCCGAGCTGACACCGCTGACTGCCGTTGCCTGCCAAGCACTTTTAGACCGCGCGGCCGCCGATGTGGGCGCACCGCCGGAGGTCAGCCGACTGATCCAGGGCGGCCGTGAGGTCGGCGAGCAACTCGTCGACGATCCCCGCGTCGCGCTGGTGAGTGCGACAGGTTCGGTACGGATGGGCCAACAGGTGGGCCCGCGGGTAGCCGCCCGCTTCGGTCGGTCGCTGCTCGAGTTGGGCGGTAACAACGCCGCCATCGTGACGCCCTCGGCGGACCTGGATCTTGCGGTGCGCGGAATCGTGTTCTCTGCCGCGGGCACCGCGGGCCAGCGCTGTACCACCCTGCGGCGGTTGATCGTTCACCACTCGGTCGCCGACGCGCTGGTCGAACGCATCGTGAATGCCTACGGGCAGCTTCCGGTCGGCGATCCATTCGCCGAGCAGACCCTGATAGGCCCACTGATCAACGAAAAATCGTTCCGCGATATGCAGGACGCACTGGAAACCGCCCGCGCGCAGGGCGGAACGGTCATCGGCGGCGAACGTCGAGAGCTGGGTGACGGCGCCTACTACGTCACCCCGGCCGTGGTGCGGATGCCCGAACAGGGTGACGTCGTACACCGGGAGACCTTCGCCCCGATTCTGTACGTGCTCGGTTACGACACCCTCGACGAGGCGATCGCGCTGAACAACGCGGTGCCCCAGGGCCTTTCCTCGGCGATCTTCACCCTGGACATGCGCGAGGCCGAGCGTTTTCTGGCCGCCGACGGATCCGACTGTGGAATCGCGAACGTCAACATCGGTACCTCGGGCGCCGAGATCGGCGGGGCGTTCGGTGGAGAGAAGGAGACGGGCGGTGGCCGCGAGTCCGGCTCCGACTCATGGAAGGCATACATGCGACGTGCCACGAACACCGTCAACTACTCCACCGAGCTGCCCTTGGCCCAAGGCGTGCACTTCGGCTGATCGGACGGGCTGATCGGATGGACTACCAGGGGTGGGGCTGGAAGTCCTTCAGGAAGCAGCCGTACAGATCGACGCCACGCTCCCCCTGAACAATCGGGTCGTAAACCCGGGCCGCGCCGTCCACCAGATCCAGCGGCGCCCGGAATCCTTCTTGCGCCAAACGCATCTTGCTGGTGTGCGGACGCTCATCGGTGATCCAGCCGGTGTCGACCGCGGTCATCAGGATGCCCTCGGAAAACAGTTCACCCGCACTGGTCCTGGTCAGCATGTTCAGCGCGGCCTTGGCCATGTTCGTGTGCGGATGTCCCGGCCCCTTGTAACCACGCGAGAAGTTGCCCTCCATCGCCGATACGTTCACCACGTACTTGCGCCGGGCCGTCGAGGCACGCATCGCGGGCCGGAGCCGGGACAACAGAATGAACGGCGCGACGCTGTTACACAGTTGAACCTCAAGCAGTTCCAGCGGGTCGATCTGGTCGACCGTCTGCACCCAGCTGTTGGTGTCGACGAGGTCGGGTAACAGCCCACCGGCGTCCACGGCGGTGCCGTCGACGATCCGTTCCGGCGTGGCCGAGCCGGCGGTCAGGGCCAACGACACCAGCGAGTGTGCCGCAGCCTCGGAACCCTCTCCCAGCGCCAGGGTGTGCGGATGCAGCTCGCTGGAATCTCCCATCGCCGTAATCGGAACACGTGCAGCGGCTCCACTGAGAGGCGCCTGTTCTGCGTCGACCAAGGACGTGTAGGAGCCCGGGCTGCGACGAACCGTCTGGGCGGCATTATTGATCAGAATGTCCAACGGTCCCTGCGCGGCAACTTCATCGGCGAAACGAGCCACCTGGGCGGGGTCACGCAGGTCGATACCCACGATGCTCAGCCGATCGAGCCAACTCGCAGCATCGGGCAGCTGGGCGAATCTGCGCGCCGCGTCCCGCGGGAATCGGGTGGTGATCGTGAGGCTGGCCCCGTCGCGCAACAACATCAGGGCGATGTACATCCCGATCTTGGCGCGGCCACCGGTCAGCACGGCCCGCCGACCGGTCAGGTCGGTGCGCTGGTCGCGCCGGGACCTGTTGGCAGGCGCACAATCCGGACACAGTTGATGGTGGAATGCGTCGATCTCGGTATATCTGACCTTGCAGATGTAGCAATGCTGAGGACGCCGCAGCGTCCCGACGGCGTCACCCCCACGCAGCGGCAGTCCTGCCGTCTCGTCATCGATCCGATCGGCCGATCCGGTTGCGGTGGCCCCGATCACCGCACGGTCGGCTTCCAGCTCCGCCTGGCGCGCCTGCCGGCGGCGCTGCCTCTTGAGGATTTTGAAAAGTTTGGCGACGCCGCGTTGCACGGCAATCGAATCGGGATGATCGGGTGCAAGCGCGGCGGCCTGATCCAGGACACGCCCAAAGACGGCCATGTCCTCGGGGTCGATGTGCTTAGCCACCGACGCAGTGTAGTTAGGAGGCCGGCAGTTCTCGTAATAGCAGATGAGATGGAGGCCGTCTGCCCATGGTCCGTACGCACCGATCGGGCCAACCGCGACCCTGCTGCCTAGTAAAATCTGCTGGATGACCGACGACTCCGATGCAGTTCGCCCGAGCGGCTCATCGCCCCGTCGGCGGCTCACCCCCGAGGACCGACGTGCCGAGCTACTGGAGTTCGGTACGCAACTATTCGGTGAACGTCACTATGACGACGTCCGCATGGATGAGGTAGCTGAGCAGGCGGGCGTCTCACGAGCGCTGCTATACCGCTACTTTCCCGACAAGCGCTCTTTCTACACCGCGGTGATGCAGGCCGAGTACGACAGGCTCTACGACGCCACCATCTCGCTGGACATGGATCCGGCTCTCTCCGGTTTCGAGCGGCTCCGGCGCACCCTTCTGGTGTACCTGCACTACCAGGAGGAGCATCCCTACGCGCCGGTGACCGTGTTCCGCATGATCGATTCTGCCGATCCCACTGTCGCGGCCATTGAGCAGCAGGAATACGACAAGCAGACCGACCGCATCATGGCCGTCGTCGAACATGTCGCCGGCGATGAATTGACCCCGGATCTTGTCACCATCCTGCGCGTGGTCATCCGGGCCTGGCTTACCTTCAACCAGGAACTGGCACGCCAACGGGCCATCACCCCGGACCTGGACGTCAACTGGCTGGCCGATACCTCCGCGCACGCCATGATCGACGCCGTGCGGCGGGTACCGAACATCCCGAAAGCAGTGGTGGACCTCATGGGTGCCGATTAATTGTCGGCCCCTGTTGGCACGATGGTCCGATGAGCAGCGAGTCCGGTCCACTCGCCCGGTTCTCGGCACCCACCCGGGAATGGTTCGCCGAATCATTCCCGGCTCCCACCCAGGCGCAGGCCGGTGCATGGCAATCCATCGCCAACGGAGACAACACCCTCGTCATCGCCCCTACGGGGTCCGGCAAGACCCTCGCGGCATTCCTGTGGGCCATCGACACCCTGGCCGGTGCCGACCCCGAGCTGAATATCGCCGGCGGTGCGGCTCCGGCTCGGCGCGGAACCCGGGTCCTGTACATCTCGCCGCTCAAGGCGCTCGCCGTCGATGTCGAGCGGAACCTGCGCGCGCCCCTTGCCGGGATTGCCCGCACCGCACAGCGGATGGGCCTGCCCGAGCCCTCCATCACGATCGGGGTGCGCTCGGGCGACACCCCCGGACAACGCCGCCGCGCGCTGATCTCCTCTCCCCCGGACATCCTCATCACCACCCCCGAGTCACTGTTCCTGATGCTGACCTCGGCTGCACGCGAGACATTGGGAGCAGTCACCACCGTCATCGTGGACGAGGTTCACGCGGTGGCCGGAACCAAACGCGGCGCGCATCTCGCGCTCTCGCTCGAGCGGCTGGACGAGCGTCTTTCCCGGCCGGCACAGCGAATTGGCCTATCGGCGACGGTAAAACCCGCGGCCGAGGTCGCCCGCTTCCTGTCCGGTCGCGCCCCGGCCAACGTCGTCGCTCCCGCCAGCCCGAAGACCTTCGACCTGTCGGTGGTGGTGCCCGTTTCGGATATGAGCGCCCCCGACACCTACCCCGACGCGGAGGCCTCGAACGCGGGCGCCAACACGATCTGGCCGCATGTCGAGCAGCGCATCGTCGACCTCATCGAGGCGCACCGCTCGAGCATCGTCTTCGCCAACTCGCGACGCCTCGCCGAGCGGCTCACCGCCCGGTTCAACGAGATTAACGCCGAACGTCTGGGTGTGGATCTTGCCCCGGTGGCCAATCCGGGCGTACCCGGAGGTCCCCCGGCGCACATCATGGGCAGCGGGCAGACCTACGGTGCCGCACCCTTGCTGGCCCGGGCGCACCATGGCTCGGTCAGCAAGGAGCAGCGCGCGAACATCGAAGACGACCTCAAGACCGGCCGGCTCAGATGCGTGGTGGCCACGAGCAGCCTCGAGCTCGGAATCGATATGGGCGCCGTGGATCTGGTGGTTCAGGTAGAGGCGCCACCATCGGTGGCCAGCGGACTGCAACGCATCGGTCGGGCCGGGCACCAGGTGGGCGAGATCTCCAGAGGTGTTCT contains:
- the hglS gene encoding 2-oxoadipate dioxygenase/decarboxylase, with the protein product MTDLIPCWELRAGFAAALSRMYGTEVPAYNTLVDVSTEVNQTYATTHPDAERLGSIERVTAERHGAIRVGSPRELAAVADLFEAFGMYPVDFYDLRDAASPVPVVSTAFRPIDEKELALNPFRVFTSMLATADRRFFDAELRTRVDHFVQRRELFDPALLAHARLISTAGGATPAQAEDFIREAVKSFALYTAPIDRAWYDELSAVSPVAADIAGVGGTHINHLTPRVLDIDDLYRRMMARGITMIDAIQGPPRWHGPDVLLRQTSFRALAEPRRFLMPDGTVASDTLRVRFGEVEARGIALTPTGRTRYDAAMIAIDTAQADPERAASIWADHFPDTEAGLAEQELAYFRTDVGADGEIVHTPIVYEDFLPRSAAGIFRSNLDDDGAYGDGADDYAADYSKDWMSGAIARDIHDPYALYAAIAAQSDLTIGADR
- the amaB gene encoding L-piperidine-6-carboxylate dehydrogenase, which produces MTTTLPTSSPEVLPSADELRARAQNALRWIGADVELSTEAEEDGGVTVRTPITGDTLFTLAASSTEDVDSAIAEAAQAFSQWRSTPAPVRGALVARLGELLTEHKKDLAELVTIEAGKIVSEALGEVQEMIDICQFAVGLSRQLYGKTMASERAGHRLMESWHPLGVVGVISAFNFPVAVWSWNTAIALVCGDTVVWKPSELTPLTAVACQALLDRAAADVGAPPEVSRLIQGGREVGEQLVDDPRVALVSATGSVRMGQQVGPRVAARFGRSLLELGGNNAAIVTPSADLDLAVRGIVFSAAGTAGQRCTTLRRLIVHHSVADALVERIVNAYGQLPVGDPFAEQTLIGPLINEKSFRDMQDALETARAQGGTVIGGERRELGDGAYYVTPAVVRMPEQGDVVHRETFAPILYVLGYDTLDEAIALNNAVPQGLSSAIFTLDMREAERFLAADGSDCGIANVNIGTSGAEIGGAFGGEKETGGGRESGSDSWKAYMRRATNTVNYSTELPLAQGVHFG
- a CDS encoding Lrp/AsnC family transcriptional regulator; the encoded protein is MTADSERTPERPLDDVDRILVRELARDGRATLAHLAAKAGLSISAVQTRVRRLESRGVLTGYAARVNPESVGQLLSAFVAITPLDPSQPDDAPARLERIDAIESCHSVAGEESYILLVRVPSPRALEELLQLIRTTANVRTRSTIILQTFYDGRQLVP
- a CDS encoding SDR family oxidoreductase: MAVFGRVLDQAAALAPDHPDSIAVQRGVAKLFKILKRQRRRQARQAELEADRAVIGATATGSADRIDDETAGLPLRGGDAVGTLRRPQHCYICKVRYTEIDAFHHQLCPDCAPANRSRRDQRTDLTGRRAVLTGGRAKIGMYIALMLLRDGASLTITTRFPRDAARRFAQLPDAASWLDRLSIVGIDLRDPAQVARFADEVAAQGPLDILINNAAQTVRRSPGSYTSLVDAEQAPLSGAAARVPITAMGDSSELHPHTLALGEGSEAAAHSLVSLALTAGSATPERIVDGTAVDAGGLLPDLVDTNSWVQTVDQIDPLELLEVQLCNSVAPFILLSRLRPAMRASTARRKYVVNVSAMEGNFSRGYKGPGHPHTNMAKAALNMLTRTSAGELFSEGILMTAVDTGWITDERPHTSKMRLAQEGFRAPLDLVDGAARVYDPIVQGERGVDLYGCFLKDFQPHPW
- a CDS encoding TetR/AcrR family transcriptional regulator; this translates as MTDDSDAVRPSGSSPRRRLTPEDRRAELLEFGTQLFGERHYDDVRMDEVAEQAGVSRALLYRYFPDKRSFYTAVMQAEYDRLYDATISLDMDPALSGFERLRRTLLVYLHYQEEHPYAPVTVFRMIDSADPTVAAIEQQEYDKQTDRIMAVVEHVAGDELTPDLVTILRVVIRAWLTFNQELARQRAITPDLDVNWLADTSAHAMIDAVRRVPNIPKAVVDLMGAD